The Sulfuriferula thiophila genomic sequence TCTATCCAAAAATCTGGTGCTCGCACCATTGGCTGCAACACAAGCCGATGCGCTAGCCAGAGTCACCGCCATGTGGCAACTCTGCGGGGCAAAAATCAGTACCATGAGTGCTGCCGAGCATGACGCGATCTTCGCCGCGGTGAGCCATCTGCCGCATCTGCTGGCCTACGCACTGGTAGACATGATCGCGCAACGCGACAATGCTGATCAGCTGTTCGGTTTCGCCGCCAGCGGTTTCCGTGATTTCACCCGCATTGCCGGCAGCAGCCCGGAGATGTGGCGCGACATCGCGCTGGCCAACCAGGCGGCATTGCTGGCCGAACTCGATGCGTATCAACTGCAGTTAAGCAAGTTACGCGAAGCGCTGGCCAAGCTCGATAGTGCTGCGCTGAATCAGGTGTTCAGCAACGCACAACAGGCCCGGCAGAACTGGGCAGCGCGGATTGCGGGCTGAATCAGTATAAAATTCTCAACTCGCCGCGCCATCACATCAAAACGAAGCAAATCAGCTAATTG encodes the following:
- a CDS encoding prephenate dehydrogenase, producing the protein MTVAIPKLALFGVGLIGGSVALALKQAGAVGEVVGVGRSAANLQQAIQLGIIDRIATDAADAVRDADVVLLAVPVGQMAAIMQAIAPHLGAHTIVTDAGSTKQDVVALMQQHLTANLANCVPAHPIAGAELSGATAARADLYLSKNLVLAPLAATQADALARVTAMWQLCGAKISTMSAAEHDAIFAAVSHLPHLLAYALVDMIAQRDNADQLFGFAASGFRDFTRIAGSSPEMWRDIALANQAALLAELDAYQLQLSKLREALAKLDSAALNQVFSNAQQARQNWAARIAG